One window of the Camelina sativa cultivar DH55 chromosome 1, Cs, whole genome shotgun sequence genome contains the following:
- the LOC104705622 gene encoding F-box protein ETP2-like, with protein MTIPELPEDLVEEILCRVPATSLKRLRSTCKRWNRLFNDDWRFARKHLDKATKQFMVLLLIKKYNIALVSIDLNRTIPSVEVNTAYSLIDPQPEYSSKFYVSRVIHCDGVLLCTSSVDNSRIVVWNPLTGEQRWIRTGDGSEGGRAFNIGYVNKSCNKSYRVLSYYYGKYNFEMYEFNSDTWRSLGDICPGWRLWAYMLVSLKGSTYTFAEDGTKISLLKIDYSTEKSVHVRLPCDQGIQLENSILSVVREEKLAFLSQPDRKSKTEIWVTNKIDETTKEVSWSKVLALDLSRRNQILNCGSFLLDEEKKVLVYCDILDHYDIERIKNNIENVGEDNIVTTLEFGVDKVKLCLPAIHNYVPSLDKIKQAKAQGKRKRGDD; from the coding sequence ATGACTATACCTGAGCTTCCAGAGGATCTGGTAGAGGAAATACTCTGTCGCGTTCCGGCCACTTCCCTGAAACGATTAAGATCAACTTGCAAACGATGGAACCGTTTATTCAACGACGATTGGAGATTCGCAAGAAAGCACTTGGATAAAGCCACTAAGCAGTTTATGGTTCTCTTGTTGATAAAGAAGTACAACATTGCTTTGGTGAGCATCGATCTCAATAGAACCATTCCATCTGTAGAAGTAAATACTGCATATAGCCTAATCGATCCTCAGCCTGAGTATTCATCTAAATTCTATGTAAGCCGGGTCATTCACTGTGACGGAGTGTTGTTATGCACCTCCTCCGTTGACAACTCTAGAAtcgtggtttggaacccgttAACTGGTGAACAAAGGTGGATCAGAACCGGCGATGGTAGCGAAGGTGGCCGCGCCTTTAATATCGGATACGTTAACAAATCCTGCAACAAGAGCTACAGAGTCTTGAGCTATTATTAtggtaaatataattttgaaatgtaCGAGTTTAACTCTGACACATGGAGGAGTCTTGGTGATATATGTCCAGGCTGGCGCTTATGGGCATATATGCTTGTGTCCTTGAAGGGGAGCACTTACACGTTTGCTGAAGATGGAACAAAAATTTCCTTGCTCAAAATCGATTACTCAACAGAGAAATCTGTTCATGTGCGTCTTCCTTGTGATCAGGGTATTCAATTAGAAAATAGTATCCTTTCAGTtgttagagaagagaagcttgcgTTTTTATCACAGCCAGATAGAAAATCCAAGACTGAGATATGGGTGACAAACAAGATTGATGAGACGACCAAAGAAGTTTCTTGGAGCAAGGTCTTAGCATTGGATCTGAGCCGTCGTaatcaaattttgaattgtgGAAGTTTCTTGTTagatgaggagaagaaagtcTTGGTGTATTGTGACATATTGGATCATTATGATATAGAACGTATCAAAAACAATATAGAAAATGTTGGGGAGGATAATATAGTCACAACATTGGAGTTTGGAGTAGATAAAGTGAAATTATGTTTGCCAGCTATTCATAATTACGTTCCAAGTTTGGATAAAATCAAGCAAGCAAAAGCTCAAGGCAAAAGGAAAAGAGGTGACGACTAA